In Primulina eburnea isolate SZY01 chromosome 5, ASM2296580v1, whole genome shotgun sequence, a single window of DNA contains:
- the LOC140831901 gene encoding limonoid 7-O-acetyltransferse-like, translated as MDVEIIAKEMIKPSSPTPNHLRNYKLCLLDQLIPAAYAPIVFFYPNQDAAIHLKVLGRIDLLKKSLAEILARFYPLAGAISDDISIDCDDRGACFTTAKVNRALCEFLENPDIKAISHFLSCDESYVTNIQASVFECGGIAIGLCISHRILDGTALSTFLKAWTDVAAASSSKERSVNIYPDNSASSLFPANDSRLKKASMAMWGCLFKKGHFITKRFTFDRLAITALKEMAAGEDGKCATSVEAVSGFIWKYAMAASEELRSGTKKPSLLTHVVNLRKRASPNLSENSLGNLIWMAKHTSDHNDKKLGFSCLVDGVRNSISMIDSDYVKKIRGEDGFIIMHKYLKEIEEFGSKDVDYYGFTSWRKLGFYDVDFGWGKPVWVSSIDSSGSFFMNLIILMDTRCGSGIEAWMTLDKQEMDTLERNKKFRDFCSVDRSPLKFGKDQHKN; from the coding sequence TATGCACCTATTGTATTCTTCTATCCAAACCAAGATGCTGCAATTCATCTTAAAGTTCTTGGAAGGATAGATTTGCTCAAGAAATCGCTGGCAGAAATCCTGGCCCGTTTTTACCCGCTAGCTGGTGCGATCAGTGACGATATTTCCATTGATTGTGATGATCGGGGGGCTTGTTTCACCACAGCAAAGGTCAACCGCGCTTTGTGCGAATTTCTCGAAAACCCTGATATTAAAGCTATCTCCCACTTTCTCAGCTGTGACGAATCTTACGTGACGAACATCCAGGCCAGTGTGTTTGAATGCGGCGGAATCGCCATTGGATTATGCATTTCACACAGGATTCTTGATGGGACTGCTTTAAGCACGTTCCTGAAAGCTTGGACTGATGTTGCCGCGGCAAGTTCGTCCAAAGAAAGGTCTGTGAATATCTATCCCGATAATTCGGCATCTTCTCTTTTCCCCGCTAATGATTCACGGCTCAAAAAAGCATCAATGGCGATGTGGGGTTGTCTATTCAAGAAAGGACACTTTATTACCAAGAGATTTACCTTCGACCGGTTAGCAATCACAGCACTCAAAGAAATGGCAGCCGGAGAAGACGGGAAATGTGCCACCAGCGTCGAGGCAGTTTCAGGTTTCATTTGGAAATATGCAATGGCGGCTTCTGAAGAATTGAGATCTGGTACCAAGAAACCTTCTCTCCTAACACATGTAGTGAACCTACGCAAAAGGGCTTCTCCAAATTTGTCGGAAAATTCTTTAGGGAACTTGATCTGGATGGCAAAGCATACATCCGATCATAATGACAAAAAACTTGGATTCTCTTGCTTGGTGGATGGTGTAAGGAATTCTATATCAATGATCGATAGCGATTACGTCAAGAAAATTCGAGGCGAAGATGGGTTTATCATAATGCACAAGTATTTAAAAGAGATTGAGGAATTCGGGTCGAAAGATGTTGATTATTATGGGTTTACGAGTTGGCGCAAATTAGGATTCTATGATGTCGATTTTGGGTGGGGGAAGCCTGTTTGGGTTAGTAGCATTGATTCAAGTGGTTCTTTTTTCATGAATCTTATTATTCTGATGGATACAAGATGTGGCTCTGGGATTGAAGCATGGATGACTTTGGATAAACAAGAAATGGATACATTGGAACGTAATAAAAAGTTCCGAGATTTCTGCTCGGTTGATCGGAGTcctttaaaatttgggaaggaTCAGCATAAAAATTGA